A window of Oncorhynchus tshawytscha isolate Ot180627B linkage group LG10, Otsh_v2.0, whole genome shotgun sequence contains these coding sequences:
- the LOC112260323 gene encoding ras-related protein Rab-11B, which produces MGNRDDEYDFLFKVVLIGDSGVGKSNLLSRFTRNEFNLESKSTIGVEFATRSIQVDGKTIKAQIWDTAGQERYRAITSAYYRGAVGALLVYDIAKHLTYENMERWLKELRDHADNNIVIMLAGNKSDLRHLRAVPTDEARAFAEKNTLSFIETSALDSTNVEEAFKNILTEIYRIVSQKQIAERSAHDESPGNNVVDISVPPTTDQKGNKLQCCQNL; this is translated from the exons ATGGGGAACAGAGACGATGAATACGACTTCTTGTTCAAAG TTGTGTTAATTGGGGACTCGGGCGTCGGAAAGAGTAATTTGCTCTCTCGGTTCACACGGAATGAGTTCAACCTTGAGAGTAAGAGCACCATCGGAGTGGAGTTTGCCACCCGCAGCATCCAGGTGGATGGGAAGACGATAAAGGCCCAGATATGGGACACGGCTGGACAGGAACGTTACAGAGCCATCACCTCCGC CTATTACAGAGGGGCAGTTGGTGCTCTCCTAGTGTATGACATCGCCAAGCACTTGACCTATGAAAACATGGAGCGCTGGTTGAAGGAACTGAGGGATCATGCCGACAACAACATAGTCATCATGCTGGCGGGCAACAAGAGCGACCTGCGCCATCTCAGGGCCGTGCCCACGGACGAGGCCCGGGCTTTTGCAG AGAAGAACACTCTATCCTTTATTGAAACTTCAGCCTTGGATTCAACAAATGTAGAAGAAGCTTTCAAGAACATCCTTACAG AAATCTATCGCATCGTATCGCAGAAGCAGATCGCCGAGCGGTCTGCCCATGACGAGTCCCCTGGAAACAATGTGGTGGACATAAGTGTTCCACCCACCACAGACCAGAAAGGGAACAAACTGCAGTGCTGCCAGAACCTGTAA